The window CGGGTCGCGGAAGTAGGAATGCATGACGCTGGTGCCACGGCACCAGACCTTGCCGATCTTGTGGTCGCCCAGAATATCGCCATTCTCGCCGCGGATTTCGACGGTCATGTCGAGCACCGGTTTGCCGCAGTTGACGATCGCGCGATAGCGGGCCGGGCGCGAAAGGTCGCGCGGTGCACCGGAAAGGCGCTCTTCCTCAACCAGTTCGACGCGAATGCCTTCGCCCGGCGGCATGATGGTGACGGCCAGCGTCGCTTCGGCCAGGCCATAGCTGGGCAGGAAGGCGGTCGCCTTGAAGCCTGCGTCGGAGAAGGCATTGACGAAGCTCTGCATCACGTCCGGGCGGATCATGTCGGCGCCATTGCCGGCAAGACGCCAGCGCGAGAGGTCGAAGCGGTCCGAAACGGCGGTCTGCGTCGAGATGCGGCGTGCACAGATGTCGTAGCCGAAGGTCGGCGAATACGAAATCGAGGTGCCCTTGTTGCGGGTGATCATGTCCAGCCATGCCAGCGGGCGGCGGGCGAAGTCCTCGGTTTTGAGGTAATCGCCCGAAACCTGGTTGGCGATGAGCGACAGGAAGCAGCCGACGAGGCCCATGTCGTGATACCACGGCAGCCACGAAACGCAGCGATCGCTCTCGATCAGTTCCATGCCATGGCTGTGCGCAGCAAGGTTCGACATCAGCGAGCGGTGGGTGACAGCGACGCCATGCGGGAATCGCGTCGAGCCCGAGGAATACTGCAGATAGCAGATGTCGTCGCCCGACAGCGCAGGCAGCTCGCAGGGCGCAGCGTCGTATGCCGCGAAATCAGCCCATGTCGCGTGGCGGCAGCCCTGCCGCTCGGCGGCGAGGCTGGTCATGGCGGCGATCTCGTCGGGGCCGACGAGCAGCATCGGGTCGGAGCTGGCAAGCTGGACGGCCAACTGTTCGATGTAGTTGTCCTTGCCGCCAAAGCTGGTGGGCAGAGGGAGCGGCACCGGCCATGCACCGGCATAGACTGCGCCGCAGAACAGTGCGGCAAAGTCGGAGCCGGTCTCGGCGATCAGCGCGATGCGGTCGCCCGGCTTCACGCCGCGTGCGACCAGCGCATAGGCCACGGCGCGGGCATCTTCGCGCAACTGCGCGAACGTGTAGACCTTTGCCAGCGTGCCGCGCGG of the Novosphingobium sp. 9 genome contains:
- a CDS encoding fatty acyl-AMP ligase, which encodes MGDTVNLVAEQSPALAATPNEDALTRRFADFDTFADALDYAAQGARGFNFHDPRGTLAKVYTFAQLREDARAVAYALVARGVKPGDRIALIAETGSDFAALFCGAVYAGAWPVPLPLPTSFGGKDNYIEQLAVQLASSDPMLLVGPDEIAAMTSLAAERQGCRHATWADFAAYDAAPCELPALSGDDICYLQYSSGSTRFPHGVAVTHRSLMSNLAAHSHGMELIESDRCVSWLPWYHDMGLVGCFLSLIANQVSGDYLKTEDFARRPLAWLDMITRNKGTSISYSPTFGYDICARRISTQTAVSDRFDLSRWRLAGNGADMIRPDVMQSFVNAFSDAGFKATAFLPSYGLAEATLAVTIMPPGEGIRVELVEEERLSGAPRDLSRPARYRAIVNCGKPVLDMTVEIRGENGDILGDHKIGKVWCRGTSVMHSYFRDPEATAACMVDGWLDTGDMGYMTDGYLFIVGRAKDMIIINGKNHWPQDIEWAVEQLPGFNHGDIAAFSIEMENGEETPAVLVHCRVSDPVKRVELRDLIRDKVRSITGMNCVIELVPPKSLPRTSSGKLSRAKAKKLYLSGEIEPFALAA